A stretch of Natronococcus sp. CG52 DNA encodes these proteins:
- a CDS encoding FAD binding domain-containing protein translates to MYTNDFAYYRADSVDDALALLGDHDGAELVAGAHGLLPRMKTGEESPPALVDIGRLSGLAAIEETDGGSGDSGGDGDGISIGALATHAEIADSGTVRQHATALADAAAELGDPQVRNGGTIGGNLAHGDARSDPPAALLALGGSLVARSPDGERTIDATDLFEGPFETAVSRDEIVTGIQIPTEDDAVSGYHKRRNPLSGYALVGVGVWLRTDGETIRQARVAVTGATAAPTRLPGVEDELEGAAVAEETITAASSRAGITLDDDAFVSDVQASAEYRAHLLTIDTERALYEVLDVDQ, encoded by the coding sequence ATGTACACGAACGACTTCGCTTACTACCGAGCCGACAGCGTCGACGACGCACTCGCACTGCTCGGCGACCACGACGGTGCCGAACTGGTCGCCGGGGCCCACGGTCTGCTCCCGCGGATGAAGACGGGGGAAGAATCACCGCCGGCGCTCGTCGACATCGGACGGCTGAGCGGACTCGCTGCGATCGAAGAGACGGACGGCGGTAGCGGTGACAGCGGCGGCGACGGCGACGGAATATCGATCGGCGCACTCGCTACTCACGCCGAGATCGCCGATTCCGGGACCGTTCGCCAGCACGCGACTGCACTCGCCGACGCCGCAGCGGAGTTAGGCGATCCGCAGGTGCGAAACGGCGGCACGATCGGCGGCAATCTCGCCCACGGCGATGCGCGCTCGGATCCGCCGGCTGCGCTGCTCGCCCTCGGCGGCTCGCTCGTGGCGCGCTCTCCTGACGGCGAGCGGACGATCGATGCGACCGACCTCTTCGAGGGGCCGTTCGAGACTGCGGTTTCCCGCGACGAGATCGTTACTGGAATCCAGATACCGACGGAGGACGACGCCGTGAGCGGCTACCACAAGCGGCGAAATCCGCTCTCTGGGTACGCGCTGGTCGGCGTCGGCGTCTGGCTCCGGACCGACGGCGAGACGATCCGGCAGGCTCGAGTCGCCGTCACCGGTGCGACGGCCGCTCCCACGAGACTGCCGGGCGTCGAGGACGAACTCGAGGGCGCAGCAGTCGCCGAGGAGACGATCACTGCGGCGTCGTCTCGGGCCGGCATCACGCTGGACGACGATGCGTTCGTCTCGGACGTCCAGGCGTCCGCCGAGTACCGCGCTCACCTCCTCACGATCGACACCGAACGGGCGCTGTACGAGGTGCTGGACGTCGACCAGTGA
- a CDS encoding AAA family ATPase, with amino-acid sequence MTEPTATQFATFTESDLRRLFDRQEYVAEDDVVVPVLLALRLGKPLLVEGEPGSGKTELGKVLADGLETELVRLQCYEGLAAENALYEWNYTKQLLSVQAGERGVADDGSVFDEEYLLERPLLRALSGEREQPAVLLIDEVDRADREFEALLLEFLSEFQVTVPELGTVEASVPPIVLLTSNRTRGLSDALKRRCLYLHLQPPSFEKEREIVRRKAPELDGATAAEICGVVQRLREEPLLKRPGIAETLDWSRALLALRSETEGAGSEDDDGEPDTALSPQLIDRTLSCLLKEVEDASRIDDDLLETLARAGRDARERTEAQ; translated from the coding sequence ATGACTGAACCGACTGCGACCCAGTTCGCGACGTTCACGGAGTCGGATCTCAGGCGACTCTTCGACCGGCAAGAGTACGTCGCCGAGGACGACGTCGTCGTTCCGGTACTGCTCGCACTCCGACTCGGGAAACCGCTGCTCGTCGAGGGCGAACCCGGCAGCGGGAAGACGGAACTGGGGAAGGTGCTGGCGGACGGTCTCGAGACCGAGCTCGTTCGGTTACAGTGTTACGAGGGACTGGCGGCCGAAAACGCGCTTTACGAGTGGAACTACACCAAACAGCTGCTTTCGGTGCAGGCCGGCGAGCGCGGCGTCGCCGACGACGGCTCGGTGTTCGACGAGGAGTACCTGCTGGAGCGCCCGCTGCTCCGGGCGCTGTCGGGCGAGCGTGAGCAGCCCGCCGTCCTCCTCATCGACGAAGTGGATCGGGCCGACCGGGAGTTCGAGGCGCTGCTACTCGAGTTCCTCTCGGAGTTCCAGGTCACGGTACCGGAACTGGGAACGGTCGAGGCGTCGGTGCCCCCGATCGTCCTCCTCACGTCGAACCGAACGCGGGGATTGAGCGACGCGCTCAAACGGCGCTGTCTGTATCTCCACCTGCAACCGCCGTCGTTCGAGAAGGAACGGGAAATCGTTCGGCGAAAGGCGCCGGAGCTCGACGGCGCGACGGCCGCCGAGATCTGCGGTGTCGTCCAGCGGCTTCGCGAAGAACCCCTGTTGAAACGGCCGGGAATCGCGGAGACGCTCGACTGGTCCCGTGCGCTCCTCGCGCTTCGATCCGAGACCGAGGGCGCCGGTAGTGAAGACGACGACGGCGAACCCGACACCGCGCTTTCACCCCAACTGATCGACCGAACGCTGTCGTGTCTGTTGAAGGAAGTCGAGGACGCGTCTCGGATCGACGACGACCTGCTCGAGACTCTCGCTCGGGCGGGCCGCGACGCTCGAGAGCGGACGGAGGCGCAGTGA
- a CDS encoding 5-oxoprolinase subunit C family protein — MRILDGGLVTTVQDTGRYGHYHIGMPPSGAMDQFAHKVGNWLVGNDESDATLEMTYTGAEVEFEEDVVFAVTGADMDPSLEDEPVPTWTAVRAEAGDTLSFEFATEGARSYLAVAGGVDIEPVMGSRSTYTLIGIGGHEGRSLEGGDELPIGEPAADADAMVDSSIDEENRPDYSTNEINVVMGLCDYRLTDEGRQRFIDAEWKVSDEADRVGYRFEGPDITDMFEEREQPFGAGPDVTNVVDLGYPVGSIQMAGQPIILMRDAVTGGGYVTVGTVVSPERDALAQCRTYSTVDFNAVDVEEALEIRRARDDLLEEIQESL, encoded by the coding sequence ATGCGGATTCTCGACGGTGGACTCGTCACGACCGTTCAGGACACCGGCCGCTACGGTCACTATCACATCGGAATGCCGCCATCCGGCGCGATGGACCAGTTCGCTCACAAGGTCGGCAACTGGCTCGTCGGAAACGACGAATCCGACGCGACGCTCGAGATGACCTACACGGGTGCGGAGGTGGAGTTCGAGGAGGACGTCGTCTTCGCCGTCACCGGTGCGGATATGGACCCCTCGCTCGAGGACGAACCGGTTCCGACGTGGACGGCCGTCCGGGCCGAGGCCGGCGACACCCTCAGCTTCGAGTTCGCGACGGAAGGCGCACGGTCGTATCTCGCAGTCGCCGGCGGCGTCGACATCGAGCCGGTGATGGGCAGTCGGTCGACGTACACCCTGATCGGAATCGGCGGCCACGAGGGCCGATCGCTCGAGGGAGGCGACGAACTGCCGATCGGTGAGCCGGCCGCGGACGCCGACGCGATGGTCGACAGCTCGATCGACGAGGAGAACCGACCGGATTACTCGACGAACGAGATCAACGTCGTGATGGGGCTCTGTGATTATCGCCTCACGGACGAGGGACGACAGCGGTTCATCGACGCCGAGTGGAAGGTGTCCGACGAGGCCGACCGGGTCGGCTACCGATTCGAGGGCCCCGACATCACCGACATGTTCGAAGAGCGCGAGCAACCCTTCGGTGCCGGACCGGACGTCACCAACGTCGTCGACCTCGGCTACCCCGTCGGCTCCATCCAGATGGCCGGCCAACCGATCATTCTGATGCGAGACGCCGTGACGGGCGGCGGCTACGTGACCGTCGGGACCGTCGTGAGTCCCGAGCGCGACGCGCTCGCCCAGTGTCGAACGTACAGCACCGTCGATTTCAACGCCGTCGACGTCGAGGAGGCGCTCGAGATCCGTCGAGCGCGAGACGATCTCCTCGAGGAAATTCAGGAGTCGTTGTAG
- a CDS encoding VWA domain-containing protein: MTGDAESAALEAVRDHVISEVVTFAEALRSEGAVVPPTVTVTAAQAIAELPEYDETRVRAALRATLVSQQPDISTFERHFPAFWTRLTGGETDESSAASDSATQPFAVPQVGESDQEGRDRSDAAESIERTERAQSAVVGSHASPDEDDEPEAERDDSHAFHALSTRTGRSEPVVVDDVTIPDTDGREPLERIGRALGRKRGRRFEDAPEGSKLNVRRTLRRSFGTGGTALEVERHDYDRTAVSAVVLVDVSRSVLDSIDRGFLLGVLRRIHADWRSVRVFFFDTSLREVTAQFDEPSADRAVTALERAETEWGGGTRIGDAISTLQTDYPDAVDRETAVLVISDGLEVGELDRLERGMVWLSTRADSLLWLNPLATDSEYEPTCRGMAIASPFVDGLFGFARPADLEEIARQLSLRGVHGRIGYEYDGRGDLVRLPRERRRACADTTSEVDEQ; this comes from the coding sequence GTGACCGGAGACGCGGAGTCCGCCGCGCTCGAAGCCGTTCGCGATCACGTTATTAGCGAAGTCGTAACGTTCGCCGAGGCGCTCCGGTCCGAGGGTGCAGTCGTTCCACCAACGGTGACTGTGACAGCCGCTCAGGCTATTGCGGAACTCCCCGAGTACGACGAGACGAGAGTTCGGGCTGCCCTTCGTGCTACACTCGTCTCTCAGCAACCGGATATCTCCACGTTCGAGCGGCACTTTCCGGCCTTCTGGACCAGACTCACGGGAGGCGAGACCGACGAGTCGTCCGCGGCCTCCGACAGCGCAACGCAGCCCTTTGCGGTGCCACAGGTTGGTGAATCGGACCAGGAGGGGAGAGACCGCAGTGATGCTGCGGAGTCTATCGAGCGGACAGAACGCGCGCAGTCGGCCGTGGTGGGATCGCACGCGTCTCCGGACGAGGACGACGAACCGGAGGCCGAACGGGACGATAGTCACGCGTTTCACGCGCTATCAACTCGAACCGGTCGCTCGGAACCGGTCGTCGTCGACGACGTCACGATACCCGATACGGACGGTCGCGAGCCGCTCGAGCGAATCGGCCGAGCCCTGGGACGGAAGCGAGGACGACGCTTCGAAGACGCACCGGAAGGGTCCAAGCTGAACGTCCGCCGAACCCTTCGACGGAGTTTCGGGACCGGCGGAACCGCGCTCGAGGTCGAGCGACACGATTACGATCGGACGGCGGTGAGCGCCGTCGTTCTCGTCGACGTCAGCCGGTCGGTCCTCGACAGTATCGATCGGGGGTTCTTGCTGGGCGTCCTCCGACGAATACACGCCGACTGGCGATCCGTCCGCGTATTCTTCTTCGATACCAGCCTGCGAGAGGTCACGGCGCAGTTCGACGAGCCGTCCGCCGATCGCGCGGTCACAGCCCTCGAGCGAGCCGAGACCGAGTGGGGCGGCGGTACCCGGATCGGAGACGCGATTTCGACCCTGCAAACCGACTACCCGGACGCCGTCGACCGAGAGACTGCCGTGCTCGTCATCAGCGACGGCCTCGAAGTCGGCGAACTCGATCGACTCGAACGGGGGATGGTCTGGCTCTCGACGAGAGCGGATTCCCTCCTCTGGCTCAATCCGCTGGCGACCGATAGCGAGTACGAACCGACGTGTCGAGGAATGGCGATCGCCTCCCCGTTCGTCGACGGACTGTTCGGGTTCGCTCGGCCGGCGGACCTCGAGGAGATCGCCAGACAGCTCTCGCTTCGTGGCGTTCACGGTCGGATCGGCTACGAGTACGACGGTCGTGGCGATTTGGTGCGGCTTCCACGAGAGAGACGCCGGGCGTGCGCGGACACGACGTCCGAGGTCGACGAGCAGTAA
- a CDS encoding 5-oxoprolinase subunit B family protein produces MSDRTITRQELPSPRYEYGGDDWVFVELDEAMSFDANFKAQAITQEIRQNSLEGLIEVAPSNASYLIQFDPGVLHPDELIDELKSLEDEIDVSEYQWEARVFDVPVFYDDPWTNETLMDFRDRHQDPESTDLEYSAEINGFDSVEAFVDHHAGAPHMVTMIGFVPGLPFCFQMVPRDEQIEVPKYEQPRTATPSRAIGFGGAFTAIYPVPGAGGYQLYGRTPVEVLDVDQELSAFEESMVLPNPGDILNFRQIDREEYDSIREEIEDGTYEYNYDRVDFEPQAFFEDPRGYNEQLLEVLD; encoded by the coding sequence ATGAGTGATCGAACGATAACGAGACAGGAGCTTCCGTCTCCGCGGTACGAGTACGGCGGGGACGACTGGGTGTTCGTCGAACTCGACGAAGCGATGAGTTTCGATGCGAACTTCAAGGCACAGGCGATCACACAGGAGATTCGGCAGAACAGTCTCGAGGGGCTCATCGAGGTTGCGCCGTCGAACGCCTCCTACCTGATCCAGTTCGATCCGGGCGTGCTTCACCCGGACGAACTGATCGACGAGCTGAAATCGCTCGAGGACGAGATCGACGTCTCGGAGTACCAGTGGGAGGCGCGGGTATTCGACGTTCCCGTCTTCTACGACGACCCGTGGACGAACGAGACGCTGATGGACTTTCGCGACCGCCATCAGGATCCGGAGTCGACGGACCTCGAGTACTCCGCGGAGATCAACGGCTTCGATTCCGTCGAGGCGTTCGTCGACCACCACGCCGGCGCACCGCACATGGTGACGATGATCGGCTTCGTCCCCGGACTGCCGTTCTGTTTCCAGATGGTCCCTCGCGACGAACAGATCGAGGTTCCGAAGTACGAACAGCCGCGGACGGCGACGCCGAGCCGAGCGATCGGGTTCGGCGGCGCGTTCACCGCGATCTATCCCGTTCCCGGGGCTGGCGGCTACCAGCTCTACGGTCGAACGCCCGTCGAGGTGTTGGACGTCGATCAGGAGCTGTCGGCCTTCGAGGAATCCATGGTGCTCCCGAACCCGGGAGACATCCTCAACTTCCGGCAGATCGACCGCGAGGAGTACGACTCGATCCGCGAGGAGATCGAAGACGGAACGTACGAGTACAACTACGATCGGGTCGACTTCGAGCCGCAGGCGTTCTTCGAGGATCCGCGCGGCTACAACGAGCAGCTCCTGGAGGTGCTCGACTGA
- a CDS encoding acetyl-CoA carboxylase biotin carboxylase subunit, whose protein sequence is MIDKVLVANRGEIAVRVMQAATELGIETVAVYSDADETAKHVRRADEAYHVGSSVAGKSYLDQESLMEAATATGADAIHPGYGFLAESESFARRVEDSEFIWIGPPADAMADFGEKTRARAIMDEAGVPIVPGTDEPVDDQEQVKAFADEHGYPVAIKADGGGGGRGLKVVGGPEEVDDQFRNAKREGEAYFDNDAVYVERFLENPRHIEVQVIGDTHGNVRHLYERDCSVQRRQQKLIEETPSPALDDETREELCESARAGVGEAGYSSAGTVEFLYEDGDFYFLEVNARIQVEHTVTEAVTGIDVVKEQFRVAAGEELSFEQSDVEPRGTAMEFRINAEDPFDEFNPTPGTLETYRPPTGMGVRVDDGVNEGDRISPFYDSLVGKFIVTAQDRTEVLERGKRALEETEVDGISTTIPFHLAVLEDEVFVESDHTTKYLDQQFDGLDDS, encoded by the coding sequence ATGATCGACAAAGTACTCGTTGCGAATCGAGGCGAAATCGCAGTCCGCGTGATGCAAGCGGCGACCGAACTCGGGATCGAGACGGTTGCCGTCTACAGCGACGCCGACGAGACGGCCAAACACGTTCGCCGCGCCGACGAAGCGTATCACGTCGGCTCGTCGGTCGCCGGCAAGAGCTATCTCGATCAGGAGTCGCTTATGGAGGCGGCGACCGCGACCGGCGCCGACGCGATCCATCCGGGCTACGGATTCCTCGCGGAGAGCGAGTCGTTCGCTCGCCGCGTCGAGGACTCCGAGTTCATCTGGATCGGCCCTCCGGCAGACGCGATGGCCGACTTCGGTGAGAAGACCAGGGCTCGAGCCATCATGGACGAGGCCGGCGTCCCGATCGTTCCCGGAACCGACGAACCGGTCGACGATCAGGAGCAGGTGAAAGCGTTCGCCGACGAGCACGGCTACCCAGTGGCGATCAAGGCCGACGGCGGTGGCGGCGGACGCGGGCTGAAAGTCGTCGGCGGACCCGAGGAGGTCGACGACCAGTTCCGGAACGCCAAACGTGAGGGAGAGGCGTACTTCGACAACGACGCCGTCTACGTCGAGCGCTTCCTCGAGAATCCGCGACACATCGAGGTCCAGGTTATCGGCGACACGCACGGGAACGTCCGCCACCTCTACGAACGCGACTGCTCCGTGCAGCGTCGCCAGCAGAAACTCATCGAGGAGACTCCGTCGCCGGCCCTCGACGACGAGACCCGAGAAGAGCTCTGCGAGTCCGCTCGAGCGGGCGTCGGCGAAGCCGGCTACAGCAGCGCCGGGACCGTGGAGTTCCTCTACGAGGACGGCGACTTCTACTTCCTCGAGGTGAACGCCCGGATACAGGTCGAACACACGGTCACCGAGGCGGTCACGGGCATCGATGTCGTCAAGGAGCAGTTCCGGGTCGCCGCGGGCGAGGAACTGTCGTTCGAACAGTCCGACGTCGAACCGCGAGGCACTGCGATGGAGTTTCGCATCAACGCCGAGGATCCCTTCGACGAGTTCAACCCGACGCCCGGCACCCTCGAAACGTACCGCCCGCCCACGGGAATGGGAGTCCGCGTCGACGACGGCGTCAACGAGGGGGACAGGATAAGCCCGTTCTACGACTCACTCGTCGGCAAGTTCATCGTGACCGCACAGGACCGGACGGAGGTCCTCGAACGCGGCAAGCGTGCGCTCGAGGAGACCGAGGTCGACGGGATTTCGACGACGATCCCGTTCCACCTCGCGGTGCTCGAGGACGAGGTGTTCGTCGAGAGCGATCACACGACGAAGTACCTCGATCAGCAGTTCGACGGACTGGACGACTCCTGA
- a CDS encoding xanthine dehydrogenase family protein molybdopterin-binding subunit: MSDADERDSSDDSSSGAFGAAIERGEDVPLLTGDGEYTGDISLPGTTHLAIRRSDHAHARIESVDTSDAAAVDGVVAVFTGEDVVESGVPNTIPTAWDLPGLVQPQYRMLATDKVRHEGTAVAAVVAETAHAARDALELISIEYEPLEHVTDPVEAVERDVPPVHDEAEDNVAFDFELGDGDATDEAFADADRVASVDLRQPRIIPNAMEPRAALADWEETTGKLRLWMTSQNPHLHRMLLSAGTLGLPENEIQVIAPEVGGGFGSKIYHYPDEAVTAWCSMQLGRPVKWQATRSESYLTDCHGRDHVTTGEIALDDDGTIRGVRVETHAGLGAQLSQFGTATPSYLYATILSGQYAIPAIHCRVVGAFTNTTPVDAYRGAGRAEGIYVIERLVDVGARELGMDPAELRRRNLIQPDEFPFETAAALVYDSGEYERAMDAALEHVDYDELRERQDELREEDRYLGIGVANFVESAGLSPSGLAGDLGAQAGGWESSIVRFDSTGSVTVLAGTADQGQGHRTTYAQIAAEELGLSVDDVTVVEGDTDRIPQGMGTYGSRSASVGGGSIARGAREVREKARRIAAHQLEASVDDIEFDDGEFRVAGAPDRSLHIRTIAHEAYLGHDLPEGMDPGLEETNFYDPENFTYPFGTHVAVVEVEPETGEIEIERYVAVDDCGEIINPMIVEGQVHGGIAQGIGAALYEGAAYDDDGHLETRRMDEYAVPHSTQLPEFETDNTVTPSPHNPIGVKGVGESATIAATPTVVSAVVDALEPFDVDHLDMPITPESVWRATEADR, translated from the coding sequence ATGAGCGACGCGGACGAGAGGGATTCCAGCGACGACAGCAGCAGTGGCGCCTTCGGCGCTGCGATCGAACGAGGCGAGGACGTTCCACTGCTGACGGGCGACGGGGAGTACACCGGCGATATCTCGCTCCCCGGGACGACCCATCTGGCGATCCGTCGATCCGACCACGCCCACGCACGCATCGAGAGCGTTGACACCAGCGACGCGGCGGCCGTGGACGGCGTCGTGGCGGTGTTCACCGGCGAGGACGTCGTCGAGAGCGGCGTTCCGAATACGATTCCGACCGCCTGGGACCTCCCCGGCCTCGTCCAGCCGCAGTATCGCATGCTCGCCACGGACAAGGTCCGCCACGAGGGAACCGCCGTCGCCGCCGTCGTCGCGGAGACGGCACACGCGGCCCGCGACGCGCTCGAGCTGATTTCGATCGAGTACGAGCCGCTCGAGCACGTCACCGATCCGGTCGAGGCCGTCGAACGCGACGTCCCGCCGGTTCACGACGAGGCCGAGGACAACGTCGCCTTCGACTTCGAACTCGGCGACGGGGACGCCACCGACGAGGCGTTCGCCGACGCCGACCGAGTCGCGAGCGTCGACCTCCGACAGCCCCGTATCATTCCGAACGCGATGGAGCCGCGAGCGGCCCTCGCAGACTGGGAAGAGACGACGGGGAAGCTCCGCCTCTGGATGACGAGTCAGAACCCGCACCTCCACCGAATGCTGCTCTCGGCGGGGACGCTGGGGCTCCCGGAGAACGAGATTCAGGTGATCGCCCCCGAGGTCGGCGGCGGCTTCGGCAGCAAGATCTACCACTATCCGGACGAGGCCGTGACGGCCTGGTGTTCGATGCAACTCGGCCGACCGGTGAAGTGGCAGGCGACGCGCTCGGAGAGCTATCTGACGGACTGCCACGGCCGAGACCACGTGACGACCGGCGAGATCGCGCTCGACGACGACGGGACGATCCGCGGCGTTCGAGTCGAGACTCACGCCGGACTCGGCGCACAGCTCTCGCAGTTCGGCACCGCGACGCCGTCGTACCTGTACGCCACCATCCTGTCCGGCCAGTACGCGATCCCGGCGATCCACTGCCGCGTCGTCGGCGCGTTCACGAACACGACGCCCGTCGACGCCTACCGCGGTGCGGGTCGGGCCGAGGGGATCTACGTGATCGAACGGCTCGTCGACGTCGGCGCGCGGGAGCTCGGGATGGATCCCGCCGAACTGCGACGGCGGAATCTGATCCAGCCCGACGAGTTCCCGTTCGAGACGGCGGCGGCGCTGGTCTACGACAGCGGCGAGTACGAACGTGCGATGGACGCGGCGCTCGAGCACGTCGACTACGACGAACTGCGCGAGCGCCAGGACGAACTCCGAGAGGAGGACCGATACCTCGGAATCGGCGTCGCCAACTTCGTCGAATCGGCCGGCCTCTCGCCCTCCGGACTCGCGGGCGACCTCGGCGCCCAGGCCGGCGGCTGGGAGAGTTCGATCGTCCGCTTCGACTCGACGGGGTCGGTGACCGTCCTCGCGGGAACGGCCGATCAGGGACAGGGTCATCGAACGACCTACGCCCAGATCGCGGCCGAGGAACTCGGCCTCTCCGTCGACGACGTCACGGTCGTCGAGGGGGACACCGACCGGATTCCCCAGGGGATGGGGACCTACGGCAGTCGGAGCGCGTCGGTCGGCGGCGGCTCCATCGCCCGCGGCGCTCGCGAGGTCCGGGAGAAGGCTCGCCGGATCGCCGCCCACCAGCTCGAGGCGAGCGTCGACGACATCGAGTTCGACGACGGCGAGTTCCGCGTCGCCGGCGCGCCGGATCGCTCGCTGCACATCCGGACGATCGCTCACGAGGCCTACCTCGGCCACGACCTGCCCGAGGGGATGGATCCCGGGCTCGAGGAGACCAACTTCTACGACCCGGAGAACTTCACCTACCCCTTCGGCACCCACGTCGCGGTCGTCGAGGTCGAACCCGAGACGGGCGAGATCGAGATCGAGCGCTACGTCGCGGTCGACGACTGCGGCGAGATCATCAACCCGATGATCGTCGAGGGGCAGGTCCACGGCGGGATCGCACAGGGTATCGGTGCCGCGCTCTACGAGGGCGCGGCCTACGACGACGATGGCCACCTCGAGACCCGTCGGATGGACGAGTACGCCGTCCCCCACTCGACGCAGTTGCCGGAGTTCGAGACGGACAACACGGTGACGCCGAGCCCGCACAACCCCATCGGAGTGAAAGGCGTCGGCGAGTCGGCGACCATCGCGGCGACGCCGACCGTGGTCTCCGCCGTCGTCGACGCGCTCGAGCCGTTCGACGTCGACCACCTCGACATGCCGATCACGCCGGAGTCGGTCTGGCGAGCCACGGAGGCCGATCGCTGA
- a CDS encoding (2Fe-2S)-binding protein, with product MSEHDISVTVNGEQHELTVEPRTLLVTALREKLGYTGANVGCETGRCGACTVRENGETIKSCTRLAVQSDGSEIETVEGLADDGDLTTLQERFREHHGLQCGYCTPGMLVSADTFLRENEDPSREEIREAIEGNLCRCTGYQNIVDAVEATADQLGEQR from the coding sequence ATGTCAGAACACGATATATCGGTAACCGTCAACGGAGAACAACACGAGCTGACCGTCGAGCCGCGAACGTTGCTCGTGACGGCGCTTCGAGAGAAACTCGGCTATACCGGAGCAAACGTCGGCTGCGAGACGGGCCGGTGTGGTGCCTGTACGGTCAGGGAAAACGGCGAGACGATCAAGTCCTGTACTCGCCTAGCCGTCCAGTCCGACGGATCGGAGATCGAGACGGTCGAGGGACTCGCCGACGACGGCGACCTCACGACCCTGCAGGAGCGGTTTCGGGAACACCACGGGCTCCAGTGTGGTTACTGTACGCCGGGGATGCTCGTGTCCGCCGATACGTTCCTGCGAGAGAACGAAGATCCGTCGCGCGAAGAGATTCGAGAGGCGATCGAGGGAAATCTCTGTCGGTGTACCGGCTACCAGAACATCGTCGACGCCGTCGAGGCCACGGCCGACCAGTTGGGTGAGCAACGATGA
- a CDS encoding acetyl-CoA carboxylase yields the protein MTTEHIQSPMPGVFYTRPDPDEENFVDEGDEVAEGDVVGLVGVMKNFHDITAPADGTIAEIVAENEQEVDAGDDLLVLETN from the coding sequence ATGACGACAGAACACATCCAGTCACCGATGCCCGGCGTCTTCTACACGCGGCCGGACCCGGACGAAGAGAACTTCGTCGACGAAGGCGACGAGGTCGCCGAGGGAGACGTCGTCGGGTTAGTCGGCGTCATGAAGAATTTCCACGATATTACGGCTCCAGCGGACGGGACGATCGCGGAAATCGTCGCGGAAAACGAACAGGAGGTCGACGCCGGTGACGACCTGCTGGTCCTCGAAACCAACTGA